The genomic DNA TTAGGCCATGCATTGCTAGAATAAGCATTGGACAGATGATCTAAATGGTTCATGCAAGAAAACATAGCGTTCCCACTAAAAGATAGAAGTTTGTATGGAAATAAGAGctcatcctttttttttactttccaAATAAACAAATGAAGGAAGCAATCAACttttttatctctactattatttaagaaaaaaatagtttaccagCTTCTTCTCCAATGCTTCAGTCCTCTTGGTTAAATCAGCGATGATTTGCAGCAGCTATAAAGGAATGTAAAAATAATAAAGTAAGAGGACTACACCCATTGTGTCAGGCAGTTGGTTATGAAACAAAATTGAATACTGAAAATAAAAGGAGGCTACAAAAAGAATGATGGTCACCTCAGCATTTCCATGGCACTCATCAGACGAGGTTTTATCCTCCATTGTAACATCAAAGGGGTCACCGGAAAGGTTTGCATTGATCTGTGTTTCATCAGGTACGCATTGATCTGAACTAGAATCAGCACAACCCTGGGAAGATATTGCTGCCTGCTGTCGTAGAGAAGATAGTTCTTTCAACTTTTCCAGGATAGTCAGTCTTTCAGGCTGTAGCCCAACACCACCTGGGCTATTGTGAACCTCACTCTCTATTTCATCAACATCCGCAGCACCAATATGATCATTGAGTGAGCTCAAAAGCATTGATTCATCAATGGTGACTCTTTCTCCGTTCACAGGATTGACAACTGGATGACTGCATTCAACAAGCTCCACTACTTGGTCAACAGTTTTGTCTGAGGAATTCTGACTGACCTCATCTGGATTTGAATGAGGAACAAATTGGTCTTGAAGAAGATTGTCATCCAAATCGTCACAATCAGAAACTAGCTCCTCAGatttcttctcatctgtgttaCTAGCACTGTCCACATCATCTGCCCAGATAAATGGAGAAGCTCTATCTGATAAAACACTAAATGGATTGGTTTCCTTAGAATCTGCTGTGACTTTCTTTGGGTCAGGAACAGCTGTTAGCCTCATTTTAGTTGGTGATGATGATACTGCAAGATTCCTTTTGCTTGAAACAGCCGGAACTTGATTGAAATTAGCAGGAGCAAGTGATTTGAACAAAGAAATTAAAGCTCTTGTCTGTGCATGGTCAAGCTCAAAATAGAAGTGGTGATGGTTATAATAGTTGTCACCAAGCAATGTCTTGAATTGGCTCTCCAGCAGGGGCGGATACTGAGTCTTTGTGCAGATACGGACCTTTAAAAAGAACACCATTTCAGATATAAATGAAACGGGACAAACttacttcctccattctgttTCAGTTGTTTACATTTCTATGGCCTTTGAAATGTGACTATCAATATTATAAAAGTATACTTCTTTTTAGCATTTCTAAAGCACATCTAGTAAGATACTTTTCATAAGTCAATGCTGATTTGCTTTTAACACATTAATGGTACTAGTTTAGAAACTTTGACATCACGGATCCTAGGATGTCAAGATAAAAAAGAATGGAGTGAGTGAGTGTATAAATATTTAATATCTTGATACCTGCGCTGGAAAAGTTGTCCTTAAAGAGCCATCATTACTCCAAGCATATGGGTCAATATACATCTGACCAGGACTTGCAGCCTCGAAAATTCCATGGAGCTTTCTATCACTATAATTGAATAGGAACAAAGGCATGCCAGGTTTGACATTCTGCACATATGAATAATGGACTGAAGGCAGACCTATAAAACAAGTCAACTAGGAATCATAATCTTATCAAGGAGGGAAATTCAACAAAAAGTTAAATCAATTGGGTTGATATTTCAGAAACCAAGCATTTTATTCTCCATTGCCACATAAAACTACAATATCATATTATCTTAACAAGAGCAAGCATTAGTTTAAAACTACAATATCATATAAGATAAGTCAACTAGGAAACATAATCTTATCAAGGCAAGAAATTCAACAAAAAGTTAAATCAATTGAGTCGATATTTCAGAAACCAAGCATTTCATTTTCCATCACCACATAAAACTACAATATCATATTATCTTAACAAGAGCAAAACGAGGGTGTTACAAAAGACTTATAGCAAGAGGTGAATGCACTTCACGAACCGAATAGCTGTTTTTTGAAGCATTCGTCAATTGTATCATACTTGCAACCAAAGATCACCCCTCCAAGCTGGTTTTCTCGGAGATTACGGGTAAGTTCCCCATATTTGCTATTCTGATTATACGTTTGCATTGCAAGATTGTAGGCCCCTCCTTCTTCCAGCACCTGTGCTTAAAAAAATTTGAGAATATGCAAGGCACATAAGTTATGTTTATACAGTGATAGAAAAGAGATAACACTGGGTAATATGGGAACAATGCATACATCTACAACAGAAGTTGAATTAAAAGGTACTAAACACTGGCAATATATGATTCTCAAAGTGGGGACAACTTGAAATATCCAAGTTAAGAACAATTCAGTCCACTCTTTTTTATAAAGAACAAAACACAGAAAAGGATGCCATTTGTAAATCTTAGTAGGAGAGCATAGATAGTCCTTCTGTCCCATCATGTTACCAagcaaaaatgcaaaatcacTACTGATTCACATATGGACAAGGAAAAAGTTTCAAAGTAACAGATTCATGAAGGTTATGCAGGGACATACAAAAAAGCAACAAAAATCAAACTGAAACAAGATTACATGGTAAATAATGTCATAGCCGTAACATTCAGTGACACAAATTACTAACTCAGCTAAAAGGTTAAACCCAAAGCACAAACTCCCAGAAACTCTTCACATACAAACCCCTCTACAGTGTCTTACTAATACTCAGTCTTAATCAACAAGTCCATATGCCTGATGCACCACATAATTAACCATCCTCCTTAATCCAGAACCAAGACTCAGTTTCATCCTGATAGAGTGCCAAAATTACAATAGAAGCTTTGGGACCATGCGGGGCACCAAATACATGTATATAACGTAAATGTGACGCACAACTCACAAAAGCCACACTGGAAACCATCGCACGCCACCACTACTGTAAGGATGAAGTTACTGTACAGAACAATTGTCATAGAGTAGTCATCATACAAGGACAATGTAAAACCACTACCCACAAACCACAAACTAGGGTTCCAAAGCCCACAGTGCACAGCATCTAGTATCCACAAGCCCTTACACCAATAAAACCTTATTCCCGCTGCAACCCACAAGCAACAGAAGCATATAACAAGTGATAGCAGGTACAATTGCCAACCAAAATTGCAAACTTTAGCACTTAGGTAACAAACCAAAAATCCACCGCAAACAAGCGCAACCAATTGCAGCAAACCAATATTAAATAAGCGGCAAACAAGCAATCCCTACAACCGGCACCATGCAATTCCCGAATTTTAGCCCCTGCTTAAACCTTCCCCTTGGGATCAGTAAACAACCAAACCGCACAAGTGTAGCGGCAGCCCACACCCCACAGGTGTTCTCGCATCCCTAGGAGCTCACAGCAAACTAATCATTGTGCCGCAAACCACAAGGTTGTGAAATGAAGAGTCAAGCAGAAGATAATAAACCGATGCGAGCATACAGTCCCCAACTGAAACCGCAAAATCGAATAGCTGGCGCTTAGGCACCAGACCAAAATTCTACCAAAACGGCGCGATCCATCGCTGGGAAACCCCTAAACGGCGCAGCAATCTAGCGATCCTGCTGTCCGCACCCCGAAAAAACCATAATCGCAGCATCGCTTAAACCCTAACCCCTAGCGATCAGCAACGCTAAACCCCAGCCGCGGCATCCAAACCGCAATTACCCAGTCCCCCACCCACACCCCCTTCTCCTCGACCACCATTCCCGTCCCCATCGAACAAGCGCGCATCCGCAAACCGGAAAACCCCTCAACGAACGAGCAAAACACGAGAGGATTCCGGAAATTCACCCAAAACGGAAAGGGAAAACCCCACTCACAGCTCGTACGGAAAGCAATTATCTGACCCTCCCCCGCGGATGATCCCAACGAATCGCGCGATCGATCGAGGAGGAAGGTTGGGGGACTCGAGCAGTAGGGATTTGCCGGGTAGAATCTCACCAGATTGCTCCGCTCCTGGAGCGGCTGGAGTTGGAGGCGAGCGGCGTCCCCTTCCGGAACTGGTTTCCTTTTCTGCGCTCCCCTCGGCTGCGTCCCAACGTGACTCTTGCCCACTAGCCTGTGCAGCATAGCAACATCGGCCGAATCGTGGGGGAAAGGGATGGGGCCCCGGAGCAGGATAACGCGCCACCCGTCGCGCGTTAGAGCGCCTAGGCACACTCATGCAGCCGATTTCGACTTCCATGACTACCGCATCCTATATTATCCACGACACTATCTCGtgctataaaaaaaaaagttgcatgCATGGAAGAAGGATAATATTTTCTCACCCATGTAGACAAGTCATGTTCTGATACGGATAGGAGGACATCACATGTGCGGATATCGCTTTCGGGATGATACTAGTAATAATGTCatcgatgaaaaagtagatgcATTTTCTTTAACCGATCATTACGTCCCATTAAGCATCCGTTTTCAAATCCGTTTACGCCGTTATATTTCTTGCAACtagatctacaaaacaagatccatatTCACTATATTTTAAAACTGTTTCAGGTGGCTGTCAACTTAGTAGCTACTTATATACAAACTATACAACAACTTATGTAAACTAGAGACAATTTTTTAGATATAATGTAACATCTTATGTGTAGGCAATATGTGTAGGCAATGTATCAAACTTATACAGAGATAACATAGCAATTTATATTGCATGTCTATTGTCCAGTAACAAAATTATATTGAGATAAATGTGTCATATTGTGCAAAGGATTGTAACAACTCGTGTGAAGCAATATGACAATTTATATAGTCAACTTATGTAGAGAAAAATATGGTTGCTAAGAGTTTTACATATAAGTTGCTACATACTTAGTACATGAATAACTACACTACATTCAAAATAAATTGCTAGTACTAAAAAAATACTCTAAAATATATGCATCATGGGTCTTGTTTCATAGATCTCATCACAAGAAATGTAGTGGTGAAAACAAAATTGAAAATGGACACTCTAATCACTCCATTAGAAAGTTATCGTATTTTTTAAAGTGAAACAAAAAAAGTATAGGCTAAaatgtgaaaaaaaagaaaaaaaggtatGGGCTGTAGCAACTCACAGGCCGTGCGTAAGTCGTGCGCTCATGTGCTAACGCAATCCCGCGCGCAGTAGCTTTTTCTCCCGTCATACAGGTAGAGTCGGAGATGGTGGGGTCACCACCACAATAACTATGTCATATTAACTTGGGAGAAAAGGCAATACATACGAGATGAATACGAGATGGGCCAATTCCTTATTATGCTATTAAAATTTATAGCGTTTCCTTGGGCGTCATCGAAATTCTTTAGTTCCCCTGTGTGCCACCtgataaagtttcacatccctTCTATACCATTTCCGTTAGTTGGCTGTTAGGAGAGGGTTAAGTGGCAAGCGGAATGACAATTTTGCCCTTCTAGAATGAAAATAACATATTTCAAACGCATTCCATTAGTATGATTAAGAAAAATCGTTGATGTTCTCGAACGCATGTATACTTTTTGTTACATAGAATTGTGCAGTACCAACGTACCGTAAACATCGTCAGCATTTGAGGTCGtataaaaattgaaaaaatTCTGATATAGCGTAAACCAGAAAAGAAATTTACATTGCATGTTGTTAGCACGGGGCCCACCACTTGCAAGCAACGAAAGGATGAGGCTCCGCACGGCGCACGCCCTCCGTGGCAACGGTCTggtagtctt from Setaria italica strain Yugu1 chromosome VII, Setaria_italica_v2.0, whole genome shotgun sequence includes the following:
- the LOC101775890 gene encoding uncharacterized protein LOC101775890, yielding MLHRLVGKSHVGTQPRGAQKRKPVPEGDAARLQLQPLQERSNLVLEEGGAYNLAMQTYNQNSKYGELTRNLRENQLGGVIFGCKYDTIDECFKKQLFGLPSVHYSYVQNVKPGMPLFLFNYSDRKLHGIFEAASPGQMYIDPYAWSNDGSLRTTFPAQVRICTKTQYPPLLESQFKTLLGDNYYNHHHFYFELDHAQTRALISLFKSLAPANFNQVPAVSSKRNLAVSSSPTKMRLTAVPDPKKVTADSKETNPFSVLSDRASPFIWADDVDSASNTDEKKSEELVSDCDDLDDNLLQDQFVPHSNPDEVSQNSSDKTVDQVVELVECSHPVVNPVNGERVTIDESMLLSSLNDHIGAADVDEIESEVHNSPGGVGLQPERLTILEKLKELSSLRQQAAISSQGCADSSSDQCVPDETQINANLSGDPFDVTMEDKTSSDECHGNAELLQIIADLTKRTEALEKKLVGSDQEVLSLREVVKDSGRKVQQLEYLVDELQFKFDSSLSHLGSMCNTLAKPSIFLIGGYNGVTWLSSLDSFSPEKDMLVGLTPMSSPRSYASAAALDGHIFAFGGGDGMSWYNTVECYSSRNNEWTECPSLNRKKGSLAGICLNEKIYAIGGGDGNETYSEVEMFDPYLGKWICSPSMLLSRFALAATELNGVIYTAGGYDGSMYLESAERYDPREGFWVRLPSMSTRRGCHALTVLGDVLYAMGGYDGDKMVSSIEIYDPRLNAWRMGDPMNTPRGYAAAVNLNDSLFLIGGMQSNVQILDTVEVYNASSGWSVLGFGSIGKRSFASAVVI